CCGACCCCTTATTCCACCAACATCAGCGCCAAAAGCTATCCCTGAAAAGCCCTTGCCTTCCTGGAACAGATGCGTTAAACCCAAGCAAAGAGCCGGCATCAGCAGAGGCTTGGGACCCTGGGAGGAAGGCCAAAGTCTGCAAGGACACCAGATGCTGTCTGTCACTTCCAAGCCTGCGTCTGCACCCAGAAGCAAGGACTCCACACGGTGGTTTCCTGTGTGGCCTGAGGAAGGGGCTTGTCCGGGTGACTCGGCCATGTCACACCAAGTCCCCATGTCATCACTCTTCCCCTGGCAAGCTCACCCTCCTGGTGACTCAAGCCAAACACCCCAAGCCTTCCCCAGGCGCCCCACTCCCTCACTTTCCACATATCACTCAATCGCCCCCTTTGTTTTCTCAGCATGCACGATGCACCTGCTGTTGGAACCCTCCTACAGCAAGGCTCTGgtcccccatctcccctcctgaACTGTGGATTCTTCCAGGGTGGTGGGTTTGCTCATGTACCCCCAGATGGTACCCCAGCACCCGCCAACACCGCCAGTAAGCCAAGGCCTGATGTGGAAGTGACGCTTGCTTATGTGCCACCACCACGACCCTGAAGAAAGCCTAAGGCAGCAAGACTTAGAGAGGGAGCCATGGGACAGACTCTGCAAAGGTGCAGACACAAGGTGACTTGGGACAGGGGGACCTCACTATAGCAGATGCAAAAGGAAAGTCGGAAAACAGAAACAGTTGCTGATGGCAGTGGGACAGAAatcctttttctctccccctgTAGCCCGGGAAGCTGTGTCAGCAAGTGCAAAGCAGGGTGCAGAGAaggggatggggaaactgaacaGGGGTGTACCCTGAGGGAAAGAGGCCCTTGGGCTAGACCACCGGTCAAGCTgtatctgaaaaaacaaaatgagtctCCGAAAACACAAGTAACACAAATGGGAAGATAAAGTAGAAAGcattcaaagagagaaagaattgacTCTTGCATTTCCTTATTAAAACAGACttctaagggggggggggaaaaaaaggacagcCTTCTAAGGAAAATAGGACAGTGGAGTAAAAGCCACGGGAGCCCTCAGATGTTCCCGTCACCAAAGACAGCTGCCACCTTCTAGGACTACCAACAGCCCTTTCTCAGAAGATCTCTCCTCTGCCATTTACACCATAGTATAAATTTGAGAATCAGAGAGAACCTGAGATCTAGAAGTTCCCCAAACTTTCCTGTATGCCAAACAGACTCCAGGTCTTACCCCAGACCAACTGAACCAGAATCTCTGGGGGATGGAACCCGGAAATCCATGATCTAAAAAATTCTCCTGAATAATTCTGACAGGGCAGATCACAGACCAGGGTTGGCAACCACTCTGGATAGGAACTGCAACCCTTCACTAGCAGGATGAGGAAACAGGCggccagagaaaggaaatgatctGCAAAAAGTTACAGAGTGGGCTGGTGTTGGGGGTCCTGTCTGGAAGCCAGGTCCCAATTCTGAGCCCACCACACAAACCTGGTTCACCACCCCCAAAAGAATATACACATGAAGCCTCATCTCTAACTGGACAGGGCCCTTCCCCACCATAGGTGACCAGTTACCTCTGCAGGCCGATAAGCTTCCACTTCTGAAAATCCGTAATATGCAAAGGAGAGGAGATCCAGTGCTTCACAGGTTTGGCATGACGGCTGTGGTTAGGGACAAAGATTGACAGTGCCGTCACCAGCTTCCTCACTATGGCCTCGTCCTCCCCCAGGACCACAAGTGTCCTCCCGCTGAGGAGGGAGTAGATGGCCGGGTGGGCAAAGGGGTATTGACGGATGAATTTTAAGGCGTTCTGGCCAGCCCTCTTTTTATGCCTCTCAGAAGAGGGGCCAGGGGGATAAGCAGAGGAGGAAGTCCTGTCTGAGCTGGTGGAGGCTATACTGCTCAGATTGCTGGTAGTGTCAGAGTTGTCCAGGCTGCTCTTGCTGACATCCCGGCTAGCCAGCAGGCGGTCTGGATCCAGCTCATAAGCAGGAAAGCCCTCAGAACTGTTGTCTTGGGAAGGGTTGGCATTTTCCACCGCAAAGTCTACGTGGAATCCCTGATCCTTCTGCCTGTAGCGCTGTGGGGGGATGCTCACAACTCCATCCTGATCCGAGGGGCTGTGGGCTGGGGTGGAAAGGGGCACCCGCAGACTCTCACTCTCCTTCCCAATGCAGCAGGACGAGTCTGCTTGTGACGAGGTGTTTTCTAAACTGCCCTCCTCTGCCTCACCCAGCTCTGGTGGACTGACACTTGCCTGGAAGTGGATGGCTCCCTCACTATCATCTGCATACGATTCTTCTTCGTTAATGGCACTTGGGTAGCTGGCCTTAAAATCGTCAGGGATGAGGGCTTCAGAGGGGCAGGTGCTGAGGACCTCAATACTGTCCTCGCTGATGGTCCTGTGGCTGACCACCTTGCTCCGGACCACCTGGGGGCTCAATGGCACGGTGAGGCTGGCCTGGCTGTCAGATTTAGCTAGCACAGAGGTGGACTTCTCCGTGCCCAGAACCTCGATGCTTTCGCCACTGCTGATGCTCCCTTTCATGTCCATATCTAGATAGTCCAAGCTTTCCTGGGGATCAAAACTGCTCATTTCTGTCACCTCTGCTTCCCTGTACTCATCTCCAAGTTCCTGCTCCATCTTTATCGGCACAGACTCCACACTGGACTTGTAAGAACCAACGCTAATTAACACTTGAGGGATCGGACATTCTTCCAGAGACCTGGAAGGCGGCCTGCCTGGACTGGGTTTAGGAGGTGTGCTCTCTTGTTTCTCTACCACCCTGTCGTCAACCTCCACAAAATCTTCGAAGAGGAAGTTGGTTATGTGCTGTTGTTTTAGAAGTGCTCTGTCAATCTGGCTGGTCAGGAGGTAGCACAGGTCTCCTCTGAACATGTGCTCTATGTGGCTGAGCTGGGCCAGGGTCTGGGTAAAATATTCAGTGTCACAGAGCTCTTCCAAGGTCTTCAACTTTTTGTCAAAACACTTGGTGGACTTTGCTTTGATGAGTTTAGGGGTATAAGCAGGTCTGCAGGTGTAAAGGTCTGTGTCAGCAGACTCATCAGTGTTAGAGGtagtggctggctggctggcctgATCCTGGGTGTGCTCCATCTCCCCAGAACACAGAGCAGACCCCTTCAACTTCCGATGAGGGTACGAGCGGATCTGCTTCAGCAGGTCCTGATGTTCAATGATGGACTTCTCTACACTAGCCAGTTCGTTGGCTTTCTCAATTGCCTGAGATGAGTAAAAGCCTTTGTCGTTGGCCTTCTTCTGGATCTCCGTTTCTGTGTGCAGCACTGTTCTGGTGTAATCCAAGTCTTTCAGTTTTTTCTCAAGTTCTCCCGCAAATGCCTTCCTGTTGCCTGTCTTCAAGCACTCAGAAGCTTTGGAAAATTCAGCTGAGAGCTCCTGAAACTGCTGCATGATCTTGTGTTGGTCTGCTGAGATATAAGCCATGCAAAAGGGCCTCACAAAGCCCCGGGCCTCCAGGTCATACAGGGTAAGGTGGTGCACATATGCAAACGCTCCCTCCTTGGAATCTCCCAGCACCACCTTGGAGTCCTCCACAAAGTTCAGCTTGGGATAGGCAGAACCAGGGGGGTGGCCCACAAAGGAGGCCTGGTAATCCACAGACATGATCCGCAGGGAGAAGTAATTGAGATCAAAAGTACCAAAAACTTTGGTGTCATTGGGGATGGTCAGCAAGGGCTGGGGTCCCACCTGCTCAGAGAACTCGGAAATAAGGATGAAGTCCCTAGAGAACTTGGCCCCGGACAGTTTGGACCATGGGTTGGCTCCCTGGCTGGCGAAAGGGAAGAGCGGCACCGAGTACTCCTCGGGCAAGGCGGGCTCATTGTAAGGCTCCTCCTCGTACCCCTCCTCTTTGGTGAAGGCCACCACGTCAGGGGCGCTGATCATATTTCCAGATATACGGAGACAACATTGAGAGGAAGTGAGAAAGAAGGCGGGGGTAATCAACGCAGGGAAGCCAAGCCTCTGGAAGAGGAAGCAAAGTCCCTGCCGTCTTCTTGGCGCCCCCGGGGGTACTAGGCTGCCTCTCACACACTGGTAGACTCGAACTCCCACAGTCCCCTCAGAGGCCCGTGGACTTCGCAGGTCCAGAAGACCGGGTAGGCCGgttgtcctcctcttcctcctccttctccggCGAGAGCGTCCGGCGCAGGACACCTGCAGCGAGGTCACCGGCACTCCCCCTAACCCACCGCGACAGCAACAGCCCGGCCCGGGACCGGTGTCTGACGCGGGGCTACGGGCCGCCGCAGGGGCCAGTCAAGCGTTGCCGGCCCGAGGGCAGAAACCGTCGCGGCTCCTCGGACGCCACAACCCAGAACCAGCTAACGCGGCGCCGCCATCTTGGTATCACATGACTCGCGGTGTCAGCGCCGCGTGACCCGGAAGCGTCCGCGTAGACTTCTGAGCGGGACAGCTGGAGTGAGCGAGCGACAAGTGTGGGCAGAACCCTCCAGCGGCCTCTCCCAAGGACCAACCGACTTACCAACCCCtgtgtggaaagaaaggaagtgggGCGGAGGAGCGGAAACGTGCGAGGGgtccggggccgcggggccgtcTGGGAGTTGTAGTTCGCGGTCCTGTGGGGCTCGCGCCCGGCGGATGTAGCCCGAAAAGGCGGGCGGAAGCGTGACCACGCCTTAGGAGCGGGATTCTCGGGGCTGCCGCGGGTCCGAAGCTCGGCGGGCTCAGGGGAGGTGACCCGGCCGCGGAAGGTGGCGCTGGCGGCTCCGGAAGACCCCAGTTCGCTTAGGGCGAGCGCCGGCTGGACCTCCCCTCTGGCTTCTCCAGCATGCGTGGGCACCCGAGGGGCGGCTGCGGGCGCGGGGCCTAGGGATGATCTTCCCGGTCGCCCGCAGCGCGCTCCGCTGGCTGCTACGGCCGGGAGCCCGGACCTTGTCCCGTGCTGCCATGGAGGTGGCCTTCCGCGGTGTGCGCAAAATTCTCTGTGTGGCCGAGAAAAACGACGCGGCCAAGGGGATCGCCGACCTGCTGTCCAACGGCCGCATGAGGCGGGTAAGGAGGGGTATTTCCGATCAGCTGTGCGGGGAGGGAGCTGCGCCGATCACCCCGCGGGACAGAGACGGAGGCCACTTCTCTCGCTTCTGGGTCCCCGCAGTGGCTTCTTGTCTTCTTTTCCGAGTGGTAGGCATGTAAAGACGTGGTTCGGACGCTTCGCCCGTGTGCTCGAACACCTGGGCTCCTCTTTGTCCGCAGCAGCGGTTCCCAGATTTGTCTGAGAATGGGGCGCCGAGTAAcccatatttaattttaacattattcCGTGTGATTCGAAAGCTAAGTTGTTTAAGGAAGCACTGACCAAAGTCCTTGGGCTTGGCGGTCAGGCCCTGAACGAGCATCCCCGGGTAACTAGCTGCCCTCATCTCTGCGCACCCCCTGCCTTCTGCAGCCCCACtgatttccccatctgtaaacgCGTGTCGACAGGGCAGTACTGCCTGGGGTTTGGGATTAGAGGGAACATCAGCCAGTTACTTCTTCCTAGTACCAGCTCATTTCAAAGAACAGGCAAGTAAGAGATGAGAATGTGTCCTAGACACACTGGAGGTGCAAAGGAAGGGGAAGGTTGTGTAAAAGAGGTGGCAGAAAGGCGACAAGAACTGTTCAGGAAAATCTTTGTCAGATTAAAGTGGAATGTTTTCAGGAGGCCATTTGTAAGAGTAGGGGGCAGAAGTTCTCCTTTCAAGATCCCAACGTCCCTAGGCCTCCGTTTCTAGCTCATGGATAATGGGAGCAAGAGCAGAGGTTGTGTCTGTAGAGTTCAGGCCTTTGACCCCTCACAGAACTCCAGTAGCTTTCCCCCCGGCCTTTTCATTCTTCAAACTCTCCACTACCAAAGTGGCTTTATAAAATACCCATATGACCCCAGTAATCCCCCACTTAAAACCTAcattgctgggatccctgggtggcgcagcggtttagcgcctgcctttggcccagggcgtgatcctggagacccaggatcaaatcccacgtcgggctcctggtgcatggagcctgtttcttcctctgcctgtgtctctgcctctctctctctctctctctctctctctctctgtgtgtgactatcataaataaattaaaaaaacaaaaacatacattgCTTacctcaattgatgcagaaaacacatgtgataaaaattaaatctcttaATGATAAAAGGCATTTATGAAAATCCCATCACTAACGCTACACCGAGggtaaaagactgaaagctttttctctaaggtcaggaacaagacaagattGCCTGCTTTCGCCATTGCTATCCAAGATTACTAGAAGTTCTAGCTAAAGcaattagggaagaaaaagaaatctaaattggaaaggaaggatTTAAAGTAGGTCTAGTTGTTTGGGacccctggggtggctcagcagttgagtgtctgcctttggctcagggcatgatcccggagttccaggatcaagtcccacatcaggctccctgcagggagcctgcttctccctctgcctatgtctctgcctctgtcttgtgtctctcatgaataaataaataaaatatttttaaaaaataaaatatgtctattTGTGGACAACATGGCTTTGTAGAATAGAAATCTTGAAGCCACAAAAAAGACGTTAGTGCtaataaattcaacaaagttGTAAGATACAAGATTAGTGCACACGAATGAGTAGCAATGAACGATCtggaaagaaaattaggaaaactatcaggggcacctgggtggctcagttaagtgtccaccttggactcaggtcatgatctcagggtcctaggatggagccccgtgcatggggctccctgctcaacaaggagtctgcttccctctttccctctccccgttggtgctttctctttctgtcaaataaataaaatctttaaaaacaattgtatTTACAACAGCATTCAAAAACACGCTGAAAACTATAAGCTTCTACGTGTGTACAActttttcatggttttatttatatattcagggagattaatctttactttttaaaagactttatttgagaaagagaacacactgcgcaagagggagaggggcagagggagaagcagactttttttttaaagatttttgtttatttattcatgagagacacagagaaagagagagagaggagagagagagaaagcgacagagagagaggcagagacacaggcagagggagaagcaggctccatgcagggagcccgacgtgggactcaatcccgggtctccaggatcatgccctgggctgaaggcagcgctaaactgctgagctacctgggctgccctcctgctgagcagggagcctgactcagggcctgatgccaggaccctgagaccacaacccaagccaaaggcagaccccaactgagccacccaggtgccccttagaaAGATAAATCTTAATGAATCCTGCTATACATTTAGTGGCAACAATGTGACAGTTCCTACAGAATGCTTAGAGAAGGgacttgtataatttttttttaagagtggagAGCACTGCACAAGAGATTACAAAAGCAACATTCTTGTTCAATCtaccaggtttttttctttctctaggctCCAAAACTACTGTAATTTGGGAGCATCCACTTTCCCTGAGCACCTCATCTGAATGTGGAATCACACATAATTGTGTGCCATCCTCAAATGGGAATTATAGGGGAGCAAGTTTGAAATGtcaggaaaaatatttcacatcttCAAGACTACCTCTGGGAGAGGACACTGCCTGTAAGAGCCCTGGTTGTGGGGTCACATACATGTTATCAGACAAGTCATTTACTTGGAGAGGATTAGAACAGTGATTTTCAGACTGTGTTCCCAAGAGACCTGAGGGATGATGAGTATGCACCTCAGGAGTCACTTGGGactgggctggggagagggggagtaAACAGACTTCACCCCTGTTGTATATCAGGGTACATTTAAGTGGGAAGGCttcagagcttttttttaaagattttatttattgggcagcccaagtggcccagcgccgcctttggcccagggtgtgatcctggagacccgggatggagtcccatgtcaggctccctgcaggagcctgcttctccctctgcctgtgtctctgcctctctctctctttttctgtttctcatgaatgaataaataaaagataatctttaaaaataaataaaaggacttaACTATCAATTGGCGTTTGTAAAGGGGAGTTTCTTGACGATATTGGCAACCAGTGAATTCTTAAGTATGAGatactaaaataaattccttcttAAAATTTGTCACTATGCCTCAAAGAGAACCTCGTATCCCACTCAGAAAAGTTGTCTGAGACTAAGGAAGAATCTTCTGAACACTGACCTTTCTTGGCCCTCAGCACATCTCCACTTCCCAGCtggccattttttctttttctttttcttttttttaaagattttatttattcatgagagagagacagagagaggcagagacatagacagagggagaagcaggctccccggggggagccctatatgggactgaccctgggatcatgccctgagccaaaggcagacgctcaaccgctcagccacccaggcatcccccccagCTGGCCATTTTCTTGTCTTCTGTGTAATGTTGGTGCAGAACTCACATGTAACTGCATTTAATGCCCCTGTAGAGGACGGTGGAATCTACTCAGAGAAGGTCTTATTCATCCATGATTGCAAGCTGAAGAATTGCTTTATAGACTGAATTCTATTTCTGACTGGGGCTCATAGTGTTACTGAATTTTAGAGCCAGAGGAGAACTTGGAGGTAACTTTATTCAAAAATAGatattcaagggatccctgggtggctcagcgggttagcgcctgccttaggctcagggcgtgatcctggggtcccgggatcgagtcccacatcaggctccctccatggagcctgcttctccctctgcctatgtctctgtctctctcatgaataaataaataaaatctaaaaaaaaaaaaaaaaaaaaaaaaaaattccagcgtCTGTACATCTCCTTCAAGGAACATCCAGATGAAtagtcaactttaaaaaaaaaaaaagatgttcgaAAAGTGAATGACTTGCCTGTGCTCAGCCATCGACAGGTGCAATTGTGCAGTCAGAAAGTAGTAGAAGTATAGggtgaaggaagaaaattatgttGTAATCCTTTTTCTGCCTTTAATTTGTGATGTGACCTTGGACACATCCATTCTCATCTATGGGAAGGTGTTAATATTAGCTGACCTTGAGGTTACCTTCCAGCGTAAAAACTCCGTGGACTCTACCAATCACGTGCTTGTAAGTGTTTTGAGGAGCCACTCAGTAAATGGCCTCAGTAATGTAGCCTAGTTTTTGTCTTTAGGAAACACCATTACTTTTCAGTATTATCGCTTACCACTGTTCTGTTTCATATTTAGACTGAGGAATTATTTGTTTTCAATGTAattgatctatttttgttttgttatagaGGGAAGGATTTTCAAAATTCAACAAgatctatgaatttgattatCATCTATATGGCCAGGTAGGTGCTATAATATTTCTGTCATACAGCTGAAGTGTGCTTTTAGATCTGTGTGCCATTTTGGGGTATACT
This window of the Canis lupus dingo isolate Sandy chromosome 5, ASM325472v2, whole genome shotgun sequence genome carries:
- the SMCR8 gene encoding guanine nucleotide exchange protein SMCR8 isoform X2; translated protein: MISAPDVVAFTKEEGYEEEPYNEPALPEEYSVPLFPFASQGANPWSKLSGAKFSRDFILISEFSEQVGPQPLLTIPNDTKVFGTFDLNYFSLRIMSVDYQASFVGHPPGSAYPKLNFVEDSKVVLGDSKEGAFAYVHHLTLYDLEARGFVRPFCMAYISADQHKIMQQFQELSAEFSKASECLKTGNRKAFAGELEKKLKDLDYTRTVLHTETEIQKKANDKGFYSSQAIEKANELASVEKSIIEHQDLLKQIRSYPHRKLKGSALCSGEMEHTQDQASQPATTSNTDESADTDLYTCRPAYTPKLIKAKSTKCFDKKLKTLEELCDTEYFTQTLAQLSHIEHMFRGDLCYLLTSQIDRALLKQQHITNFLFEDFVEVDDRVVEKQESTPPKPSPGRPPSRSLEECPIPQVLISVGSYKSSVESVPIKMEQELGDEYREAEVTEMSSFDPQESLDYLDMDMKGSISSGESIEVLGTEKSTSVLAKSDSQASLTVPLSPQVVRSKVVSHRTISEDSIEVLSTCPSEALIPDDFKASYPSAINEEESYADDSEGAIHFQASVSPPELGEAEEGSLENTSSQADSSCCIGKESESLRVPLSTPAHSPSDQDGVVSIPPQRYRQKDQGFHVDFAVENANPSQDNSSEGFPAYELDPDRLLASRDVSKSSLDNSDTTSNLSSIASTSSDRTSSSAYPPGPSSERHKKRAGQNALKFIRQYPFAHPAIYSLLSGRTLVVLGEDEAIVRKLVTALSIFVPNHSRHAKPVKHWISSPLHITDFQKWKLIGLQRKSPVSVLAGATRRQEAPPPAFPPDVGLCVSEWHPLPVPAPSMP
- the SMCR8 gene encoding guanine nucleotide exchange protein SMCR8 isoform X1; amino-acid sequence: MISAPDVVAFTKEEGYEEEPYNEPALPEEYSVPLFPFASQGANPWSKLSGAKFSRDFILISEFSEQVGPQPLLTIPNDTKVFGTFDLNYFSLRIMSVDYQASFVGHPPGSAYPKLNFVEDSKVVLGDSKEGAFAYVHHLTLYDLEARGFVRPFCMAYISADQHKIMQQFQELSAEFSKASECLKTGNRKAFAGELEKKLKDLDYTRTVLHTETEIQKKANDKGFYSSQAIEKANELASVEKSIIEHQDLLKQIRSYPHRKLKGSALCSGEMEHTQDQASQPATTSNTDESADTDLYTCRPAYTPKLIKAKSTKCFDKKLKTLEELCDTEYFTQTLAQLSHIEHMFRGDLCYLLTSQIDRALLKQQHITNFLFEDFVEVDDRVVEKQESTPPKPSPGRPPSRSLEECPIPQVLISVGSYKSSVESVPIKMEQELGDEYREAEVTEMSSFDPQESLDYLDMDMKGSISSGESIEVLGTEKSTSVLAKSDSQASLTVPLSPQVVRSKVVSHRTISEDSIEVLSTCPSEALIPDDFKASYPSAINEEESYADDSEGAIHFQASVSPPELGEAEEGSLENTSSQADSSCCIGKESESLRVPLSTPAHSPSDQDGVVSIPPQRYRQKDQGFHVDFAVENANPSQDNSSEGFPAYELDPDRLLASRDVSKSSLDNSDTTSNLSSIASTSSDRTSSSAYPPGPSSERHKKRAGQNALKFIRQYPFAHPAIYSLLSGRTLVVLGEDEAIVRKLVTALSIFVPNHSRHAKPVKHWISSPLHITDFQKWKLIGLQRVASPASAGTLHALSRYSRYTSVLDLDNRALRCPLYRGTLVPRLADHRTQIKRGSTYYLHVQSMLTQLCSKAFLYTFCHHLHLPAHDKETEELVASRQASFLKLNLGLVNEDAKVVQYLAELLKLHYTQEAPGTSHPTLRFDYVPSFLYKI